In the Heptranchias perlo isolate sHepPer1 chromosome 4, sHepPer1.hap1, whole genome shotgun sequence genome, ATTAAAACTCCACGGGAAGTGAGATTCATCTGTGGCTAATGAAAGAAGTTAAGgttagcattagattaaaagattagGCCCATAATGTTGTGaggaatagtaagcctgaggattaggagagttttagaaaccagcaaaggatgaccaaaaaattgataaaaagggagaaaatagaatatggaagtaaacaagcaagaaatataaaaacagactataagagcttctacaagtgtgtaaaaatgaAGAgtatagcaaaagtaaacattggtctcttggaggctgaggcaggagaaattataatggggaatcaggaaatggcagagatgttagacaaatattttgtatctgtcttcacagtagaagacacaaaaaacataccagaaatagtggggaaccaaggggctaatgagtgaggaccttaaagtaattaatatcagcagagaaactaaagggactaaaagcaaataaatcccctggacctgatggtctacatcctagggttctaaaagaggtggctgcagagatagtagatgcatggattatgaccttccaaaattccctaaattctagaacggtcccagcagattggaaagttgcaaatgtaaccctgctattcaagaaaggagggagagaaaaaatagggaactactggccagttagcctgacaccagtcatcaggaaaatgctggaatccattattgagtAAGTGGTaaaagagcacttagaaaatcgtaatatgattaggcagagtcaacatggttttatgaaagggaaatcgtgtttgacaaattattagagttttttgaggacataactagcagagtagatacaggggaaccaatggatgtagtatatttggattttcaaaaggcattcgagaaggtgccacataaaaggttgttacacaagataagggctcatggagttggggtaatatgttagcatggatagaggattggttaacggacagaaaacagagcagggataaataggtcattttcaggttggcaggctgtaactagtcgagtgctgcaaggatcagtgcttgggcctcagctatttacaatctatattaatgtcttagatgaagggactgagtgaaatgtatccaagtttgctgacgatacaagcaaggtgggaaactaagctgtgaggaggacacagaatctgcaaagggatatagacaggttaagtgagtgggcaagaaggtggcagatggagtataatgtggggaaatgtggagaaaaacagaatattttttaaatggtgggaatcTATTAAATataggtgttcagagggatttgggtgtcctcgtacaagaaacacaaaaagttagcatgcaggtacagtaagcaatttggaaggcagaaagcatgttggcctttattgcaaggggtttggagtacaagaataagaaagtcttactacagttgtacaggggtttggtgagacctcacctggagtattgtgtacagttttggtctccttatctaaggaaggatatacttgccttagaggcagtgcaacgaaggttcactagattgattcctgggatgagagggttgtcctacgaagagagatcgagtagaaaaggcttatactctctggcgtttagaagaatgagaggtgatctcattgaaacatctctCTCAGCACCTAAAGTTCATATCTTCAAAATTAACAAAGTTCTGAGTTGAATTTGAAAATTCAGAACAAGAGCAGAATTGTAAGAATCAGCAGAGAGGGTTGTTTACTGGGAGAACCAAAATAGCAGGTGTCCATGAGATTGCATTTTGATCAATTAGCTGCAAACATATCTCAGAGGGCAGATAGTCTTAGCAGCTTTTTCAGCATTTGGGCGAGAAGAAATCCAAGCTATCTGCCGGAACGTAATTTCCCTTTAGAGAGTTCACATTTGATAAATGCGGCTAAACACAGTGAATCTCACTGAGCCAGTTGCTTTTTCTCATTAAAACCAATATCGTTTTTTTAACCTTCTCTTTAAGCTTGGCAAATCTTTTCTCTCGCTCATCCTCCTTTTCTTGCTTTATTCGTTTCTCTGCTAATTTGCACTCCAGCTTCTGCAAATCCTGTGTGGTATAAAAATACATCAAGTAATTGCTTTGTAATAACTTTTATTGCCACAAAATAACTTCCCTTTCTCTATCTTTTGTGAAAAAGGGTAACTGGAAGTACTCCCAAATTGAAAGAACTTCTATAAAATGTAAGGAGGCTGCATATCTTAGAATCACACCTCAaaactatatttttaaaaaagcaaaattttATTAAGACATTACCTTAGTAAATACGGACAAAATAAAGTATAAAAAGGAGCATGACCCCATACTTGAGTATTAAAAAAACAGCAAACTGAATGACAGAAtcgttacagcataggaggccattcaacccatcgagcccgcgccagctctttgtaagagcaattcagttagtcccattcccctgctttttccccatagcccagcaaattttttccctccaagtatttatccaattccttttgaaagccacgactgaatctgcttccaccatcctttcaggcagtgcattccagatcataactattcgctgcataacaaagtttttcctcatgtcccctttggttctttgccaatcactttaaatctgtatcctctggttctcgacccttccgccaatgcgaacagtttctctttattcactttatttaaacccttcatgattttgaacacttctatcaaatctcttcttctcaaccttctctgctctaagaataaccccagcttctctggtctatccacgtaactgaagtccctcatccctggaaccagtctagtaaatcttttctgcaccctctctaaggccttcacatccttcctaaagtgctgtgcccagaattggccacaatactccagttgtggttaagccagtgtttcataaaggttcaacataacttccttgcttttgtactcaatgcctctatttataaagcccaagatcctgtatgcttttttaaccactttctcaacatgtcctgccaccttcaaagatttgtacatatatatccacaggtctctctgttcctgcacccactttagaattgtatcatttcatttatattgcctctcctcgttcttcttgccaaaatgtatgacttcgcacttctctgcgttaaatttcatctgccacgtgtctgctcattccactagcctgtttatgtcctgaagtctatcactatcctcattgttcactagccttccaagttttgtgtcatttgcaaattttgaacttgtgccctgcacacccaagtccaagtcattaatatatcaaaaaagcaccaATCCTAATACCAACcacccggggaacaccactgtataccttcctccagtctgaaaaacaaatgttcaccactactctgtttcctgtcacttagccaaattcgtatccatgctgccaccgtcccttttattccatgggcttcaattttgctgacaagcctattatgcggcactttatcaaacgccttttgaaagtccatatagacatcaaccgcattgcccacatcaaccctccctgttaactcatcaaaaaactcattcaagttagttaaatgcaattcgcctttaacaaatccgggctggctttcctttattaatccgcacttgtccaagtgacaattaattttgtcccggattattgtttctaaaagtttccccaccacggaggttaaactgactggtctgtacttgctgggtttatccttacaccttttttttttgaacaagggtgtaacatttgcaattctccagtcctctggcaccacccccatatccaaggaggattggaagattatagccagcacctctgcactttccacctttacttccctcagcaacataggatgcatcccatccagacctggtgacttatctactttaagtacagccagcctttctagtacctcctctatcaatttttagcccattcagtatctcaactgcctcctcttttactgagacttcggcagcatcttcttctttggtaaagacagatgcaaagtactcatttagtacctcagccatgccctctgcctccatgcgtagatctcctttgtgatccctaatcagccccagccctcctcttactactcgtttactatttatatgcctatagaagaagatttttggattcccttttatgttagccgccagtctattctcatactctctctttgtccctccgaTTTCCTTTttccacttctcctctgtactttttatattcagcctggttctcacttgtattatcaacttgacatctgtcacaccactttttctgcttcatcttactctctatctcatcatccagggagctctggctttgattgccctaTCTCTCCTCCTTGTGGGAACGTACCTAGACGGTACCcaaaccatttcctctttaaaggccgcccattgttcgatcacagttttgcctgccaatctttgactccaatttacctgggccaggtcaattctcaacccactgaaattcggtatttttactctagattgctcctagtccttttccataactaatctaaaccttatgatactatgatcactgttccctaaatgttcccccattgatacttgctccacttgacccacctcaataAAAAAGGATAAATTATCCTATTTAGGGACTTCAAAAGCAAATTACCTTCCAAAAGACTCACCCTCTCTTGAAATCTAGAGATTTCTCTTGCCACAAGTCGTTGTCTTTCTTCCCTTTCAGCTTCCTCTCTCATTAGTGCTTCCAGTCGCAGaaactcctccttctccttcttttgTTCAGCACAGTCTTCGAGTATTCTCTTCACTTTGAGCCGCCTctgattttcctgcctttgccgtTTCATTTGTTCTACATCTTCCTTCATTTGTTGTTCTTTCTCACGAGAAAGCTCCAGTTCCTTCTGTTTCTTCCATGATTGCAGCTGggcttctcttttttttctctccttctcaaGTCTGAGCCGTTTCGCCTCTTCTTTTGCTAGATGCTCTGCATCCAGTTCCTCTTCTGCCTGTACTTGCATCTTCAGTAACTTCTCTTTTTCATGTtgcttccttgttttccatttctGAATAGCCTGCATGGCAATTTCAACAAAAAAAGAGATACAGAAGATTCAGTCTCCTAAATGTTATGCTGGTTGACTGATGACACTGTATTTCTTTCGGTTACTAGTTCCAATTTTAAAAGATGCCAGGCTTAATACTGTAATCTCAAATAATTTCACTTGCTCCCAGGAAAATGCCACTCAAGCCAAATGCTAGCATCCGCACAAAAGCAGAACAGAGCACAAAaagtactcaccctctgatttttCCTTCCTGCAGGGAACTATTACTCAGCATCTCCTCTAATGGGGAATTGATGGTGTAAATCCAAATTCCATCACCAATAAATTGTAGCTCTAGTTTGCTGCACTACTGAATTAGGTTTGTTGTGATTTTCATTTTATTCTGTGCATTTCTTGGTTTCAAAAATCAATATACATTACAAACAATAGTTTGCAGCTAAATAGTAAGTATAGCCTTCTCTACAGAACCAAAAAGAGAGTGTTCTGTGTAATTCTTACCAGGAAGAATTAACATGGATTGctggaaaaaaaactgaattcctaAATTACAGTTCTACTCAACACTTTAAAATATTCTAACCAAATATTTCCATAAGTTCCTACCTCTTTCTGCCTCTCTTCTAGAAAAAGAAACTCTTGGTACCATTGCTCATGTTGCATTATGTCCTCTTGGGTCCTTCCAACCAAATACTGCAGAGCTTCTTCAATGAATAATGGCCTTCCTTTGTGTTTTATCCAGACTTTGAGAAAGTTCTGATGGTCAAAATCATCCCAGCCACCTTGGCGTCCTGTCCGCTGAAGGAACCTTTCAAATTCTGCAATTTCAACCAGCACATTGACCTGACCAGATTTAATTGATGATCCTTTTGCTAAGGTAATCTTGGGTGTCACTGTTGCTGTTGGAGTCTGGGCCCAtacttccatttttttttccacaGCTGAAATTTCCTGAGTGATAGTCTTTTCTTCCTTCATAAGTTCTTCGTACCTGAATTAAAAAGAGAACAGAAATCACATtgaaaatttaattaaaaaaggAGCTCTATGGTATAATTTTAACTGTTTGCAATATATTTCACTACCTTTTTCAACAGCCAAAACACAATACAGgatacaaaaaatattttttaaaaagcgattTTGGAATATAACCAACACAAGAAGCTGTTATATGTCTTTCCCTTCCCTCAGCCTGACCCCATTACTGCATTTCTTGTGCACATACATGTCAACTGACCACGTATTAGTTCAGTTTAGGTCTCATGTTTACCTGACCCCATTTGCAGACAACAATCAGCTGATCCAAACTTTCTGGTGTGCCACATCATCAGTCATCACAGATTCTTTTAGTTTGCAATACATGTGCTGCCATGCTACATGTCTCTGCAAGCAAAAGCAACCAGGTTCTCCACCGCCCACTAGGTAGTAGAGAATTCACTCCCAAACAAAAGCTACTACAAGGCTTCAAAATaagaaaatattaaataattttcTATGTGATGGAACTTAATGGAAATcagaaaaaaaagagggagggggaaaaaattgtTTATTCTAAATTGTCACAAGGCTTAGAATTTAAGTAAAGTTTAGCTTGTTATTATTTTATGTTAACTGAATTTTATTGAACTCTGAATATATTTAAATCTGTATTTTAATAGGTAGCTTTGTGCACTATAAACACCATATGCCAACCATCCAGATTTGGATCCTGTGCCAACACTTGTGGATGAAAGCTAGTGACAGCTGGTGGACTAATTCAAACTTCCCCCACAACATTTCATgaaactgccccatcagtctgtgTGGCAGCTTAAGTTGTAATGCACACGTGCTGCCATGTCTATACGAGACTTGGTTCCTGTTGACGAAAAGGGAGTTTAATATGCTAATATCAATTGAATCCAGCATCATTAGTATCAATCTGTTGAATTATATTCTTAAGAGCTGTGTCGACAACATCATAGGTCATTCaaagagaggtgtgtgtgtgtgtccccgtcCAAAACTCAATGCAACTATGAAAGTAATTTTCATGGTGGTAAATTTAAAGCTGTTCTACAGATATTGAGAAATACATTCACAGACTGGAAAATATGCACCATAATTAGGTTATAACAAATTTGCAGACACTTTAGGGCTGAAATATCAGCTTCACAGATCCAATTTTGACTTTCATATAGTGTTTATCTTGCTTTGGCCCTCAATGCTCTTCAACCTGTCTGCAATTTCAATTGGGCTGCCAGCCAAAGCATTAATATATCTACATGCAATGCAATAAACGCTCAGCACCACTACAACAATTCAGAGAAGTTCAGAACATTTAACAACTCACATTTGCCGTTGCTCTTCTTTAAAGACACTGATtgcatcttcaacttcttccattaTTTCTCTCAACTTTTCTATAACTGAAGACATCAGTAAATCCATTCTTAATCCATTAGTAAACACATGAGCAAATGCCATAATTACAACCATTGGTAACAGTTGTATAAACAAACAATATACTTGAAATGGAGATAGATTTGAAAGTATTTTAACGAACAGACCACAGCATTAGGGGAAATGATCCAATCCGAGCTGCACTGAAGCAGGAAACACCAAGAGGCTAAGCATCTCGTTcccagagaggaatggggaggtgGAGTCATCACAAGGCCACCATCACATCTCCTAAAAGCTGCAAGCACCAAAGCTGATTTGTAGGCCACAATAGCAGAGGAAATAAAGGGGAACTTTAAAAATAAACTAGGTTCTTAAATTCTACTCGTAAGTATGTTATGTATTTGTTATAAATTCGGGGCTGCTATAGATACCAACCCAGGTTCAGTGGCATCGGTCACTTCCTGAAGCGGTCAGAGTGCCTTAGCTtaatgggagttgactcacattGCCTTGTATTTAATTGCGTGATAGCATAATCCAAGGATGTAACAAAAATGACCCTTGTGATATGGACCGGATATCGTTTTACCCAATGTAATTCTTTCATCTCTCCGAAGGTAGACTGAGTGAACGTTTGGCAAGGCGAGGCTTGATACGAAttgttaaactgctttatttcacatcAGATGAACATAAGAGCAACACACAATGTTTCCCCGTGTCAGTGGGTCGTTTTTCTTAATTTAAAACAGAATAACTCCTCTGCATTCTGGCCTACAGCCCAGAGCAGACATTCCTTTCCCTACAGCCTCCTCGTCTGCCCCTGCCTTTCTGGGCCTCTGTCTTGCAACTTCTCTATTGCCAAAACATAACTGCTCTCACAGCCTTTCTTTTTCCTCCAAAAAAGCCTGTCCCTATATCTTTTTCTTCACAGACAGACCAGGAT is a window encoding:
- the LOC137320950 gene encoding coiled-coil domain-containing protein 112 isoform X1 — protein: MAALATAVGPGAVEAGGCSWRPDSESGRRRRRRVHIPGRRDLTRKTAFSREVRKLRLQIANLEKDKNTHLFNKRNEFRAEYSTLEELELKLTNNRKTEKMKVQQQLAKIHHNVKRFQSQLKDVKPTPEFIEKLREIMEEVEDAISVFKEEQRQMYEELMKEEKTITQEISAVEKKMEVWAQTPTATVTPKITLAKGSSIKSGQVNVLVEIAEFERFLQRTGRQGGWDDFDHQNFLKVWIKHKGRPLFIEEALQYLVGRTQEDIMQHEQWYQEFLFLEERQKEAIQKWKTRKQHEKEKLLKMQVQAEEELDAEHLAKEEAKRLRLEKERKKREAQLQSWKKQKELELSREKEQQMKEDVEQMKRQRQENQRRLKVKRILEDCAEQKKEKEEFLRLEALMREEAEREERQRLVAREISRFQERDLQKLECKLAEKRIKQEKEDEREKRFAKLKEKVDAQIQRDPSRLFKPTKGWEEHTKETGQSGGGPMLHLPHRAVPSWRQGI
- the LOC137320950 gene encoding coiled-coil domain-containing protein 112 isoform X2; protein product: MQEQQRKGPHRRGPTACGRSDGCRGGGARPRRHATLPLCCGWRVCRCRNGRIANLEKDKNTHLFNKRNEFRAEYSTLEELELKLTNNRKTEKMKVQQQLAKIHHNVKRFQSQLKDVKPTPEFIEKLREIMEEVEDAISVFKEEQRQMYEELMKEEKTITQEISAVEKKMEVWAQTPTATVTPKITLAKGSSIKSGQVNVLVEIAEFERFLQRTGRQGGWDDFDHQNFLKVWIKHKGRPLFIEEALQYLVGRTQEDIMQHEQWYQEFLFLEERQKEAIQKWKTRKQHEKEKLLKMQVQAEEELDAEHLAKEEAKRLRLEKERKKREAQLQSWKKQKELELSREKEQQMKEDVEQMKRQRQENQRRLKVKRILEDCAEQKKEKEEFLRLEALMREEAEREERQRLVAREISRFQERDLQKLECKLAEKRIKQEKEDEREKRFAKLKEKVDAQIQRDPSRLFKPTKGWEEHTKETGQSGGGPMLHLPHRAVPSWRQGI
- the LOC137320950 gene encoding coiled-coil domain-containing protein 112 isoform X3: MAALATAVGPGAVEAGGCSWRPDSESGRRRRRRVHIPGRRDLTRKTAFSREVRKLRLQYEELMKEEKTITQEISAVEKKMEVWAQTPTATVTPKITLAKGSSIKSGQVNVLVEIAEFERFLQRTGRQGGWDDFDHQNFLKVWIKHKGRPLFIEEALQYLVGRTQEDIMQHEQWYQEFLFLEERQKEAIQKWKTRKQHEKEKLLKMQVQAEEELDAEHLAKEEAKRLRLEKERKKREAQLQSWKKQKELELSREKEQQMKEDVEQMKRQRQENQRRLKVKRILEDCAEQKKEKEEFLRLEALMREEAEREERQRLVAREISRFQERDLQKLECKLAEKRIKQEKEDEREKRFAKLKEKVDAQIQRDPSRLFKPTKGWEEHTKETGQSGGGPMLHLPHRAVPSWRQGI
- the LOC137320950 gene encoding coiled-coil domain-containing protein 112 isoform X4; translation: MKVQQQLAKIHHNVKRFQSQLKDVKPTPEFIEKLREIMEEVEDAISVFKEEQRQMYEELMKEEKTITQEISAVEKKMEVWAQTPTATVTPKITLAKGSSIKSGQVNVLVEIAEFERFLQRTGRQGGWDDFDHQNFLKVWIKHKGRPLFIEEALQYLVGRTQEDIMQHEQWYQEFLFLEERQKEAIQKWKTRKQHEKEKLLKMQVQAEEELDAEHLAKEEAKRLRLEKERKKREAQLQSWKKQKELELSREKEQQMKEDVEQMKRQRQENQRRLKVKRILEDCAEQKKEKEEFLRLEALMREEAEREERQRLVAREISRFQERDLQKLECKLAEKRIKQEKEDEREKRFAKLKEKVDAQIQRDPSRLFKPTKGWEEHTKETGQSGGGPMLHLPHRAVPSWRQGI